From the genome of Candidatus Chlorobium masyuteum:
TTAATTGCTTGAAAAATATGACTATTCAGGAGATCAGGGAGTACCTGCTCCGCTTTTCGGACTCGGTTGAACTGCTCGGCAGTGGTGAGGGGAAGATCACCGGTCCGGCCAAAATTGAACTTGCCGGCCCGGGGCAGGTAAGCTTTATAGCCAACGAAAAATATATCCGCTTTCTCTCCACAACCGAAGCCTCTCTGGTTATTGTGCATCCCTCGGTTTCTGTTGACGAGTTCACAGAAAAACGATCATTTCTCAAGGTCAGTGACCCCTATACCGCGTTTGTTTTTCTCCTGAAAATATTTGCTCCCCCCCGTGTTATAACCGCCCCCGGCATCGCGTCGAGCGCTGTTATCGGCAGCGGTACCACAATTGCTGACGGTGTATCAGTCGGTGAGTATGCAGTGATCGGCGATAACTGTTCAATCGGCCGTAACAGTGTTATCGGCTCGCATAGTGTGCTTCTGAACGGCGTAACGCTTGGTGAGGATGTTCTTCTTTTTCCCCGTGTCACCCTCTATGAAGGAACCGTTCTCGGCAACAGGGTGGTTGTACACTCAGGGAGCGTTATCGGTGCTGACGGATTCGGTTTTGCTCCCCAGAGCGACGGATCCTATGTGAAGATTCCCCAGATGGGTGTTGTCGAGATCGGCGATGATGTCGAGATCGGCGCGAACTCCACGATTGACCGGGCGACCATGGGCAGTACGGTGATCGGACGGGGAGTCAAGATTGATAACCTTGTTCAGATAGCCCATAACTGCAAGATTGGTGATGATACGGTCATTGCTGCACAGGCCGGGATTTCAGGCAGCGTAGTCGTTGGCCGTCACTGCCTTATTGGCGGGCAGGCCGGATTTGCCGGTCATCTTGAACTTGCCGACAATATTCAGGTTGCAGCCAAAACCGGTATCTCGAAATCCTTTCTGCAGCCGGGCACGGTTCTGCGTGGAACTCCCGCTCAGCCGATGCGTGATCAGTTGAAGCTTGAGGCGATGATGCGTAATCTTGGTGCGATGAAAGAGAAGCTTGACCTGCTTGATGCCGCGTTGAAAGAACGTAAATCAGACGCGTGATGACCGGATGGCCCCGTATTGTTCTATGCGGGGTTCAGTGCTCTTGCAGAGCGCTGTTCAGGTTCCAGTTATAGGGAAGGTATCGCACATGCAGTGATGAGAGGTGCTCTTCTATCCACCCTTTTTGCTCCTCCCCGACCCAGGGCAGCAGTGAAAGAATGATTTCCCGTCTCGTGCGGCCGAAATCTCCGCTGTACCAGTCGAAGACCGGAGAGAGCCGGAGTGTGTTGTGCTTCCTGTCAATCTCCATTCCCTGTCGATTGATAAAACTTCTTGCCGCCATATCAAGCTGCCGGTCGATGATCGCCGCATCATAGAACTCAACGGGCGGGCAGCTCGATGCCGCGCAGACCAGTGCAAAGTGGATGCGCGGATCGAACTGCTCAAGCATGAGCGCTTTTCGCGGATCGCTTTCAAGGAATGGTTTGTTCGGGAAAAAAGGGTGCGGACGGTTTATGCGGAGGATGCCGTGCTCAATGTCATCGGGCGAAAAGAAGATTCCACCGATCGTGTAGCCGATCCTGCCGAAGAAGTTGACGATTTCAAGTACCGAGCTTTGAATATTGAATTCAATGACTCCGTGAATAATGAGAATGTTGTAGATATTGATCCAGAACGCCTTTTTTTCCTCGTCGCTTTTGAGTGTTTCCGGTTTGAAGCTGTTGAGTGATCCTGCAAGCCGGAGATAGTGGAGGAACTCTCCGGACTGTTTCAGCGCCGCATAATTGATCACGCCCCTCTCTGCATTGAAAAATGCCCCCTGAAGTCTGCCCAGTGCCTGCTTCAGCCGGGCGCCGGTCTCGATGCCCGATTCCGGATCGCTCTCTGCTCTTTTGTTCAGCGTGACCTGGATGGGAAGAAGGTTCCGCAGCCTGTCGCCCCAGGAGGGCATCGTTACTGCTTTTTGCAGTTCAGGGTGTTTTCCGAGGATTGCCGATACCGCATTGATATAGCCGATATGGCTGAATGCCTGGGGGAAGTTGCCGAGCATCTCCAG
Proteins encoded in this window:
- the lpxD gene encoding UDP-3-O-(3-hydroxymyristoyl)glucosamine N-acyltransferase codes for the protein MTIQEIREYLLRFSDSVELLGSGEGKITGPAKIELAGPGQVSFIANEKYIRFLSTTEASLVIVHPSVSVDEFTEKRSFLKVSDPYTAFVFLLKIFAPPRVITAPGIASSAVIGSGTTIADGVSVGEYAVIGDNCSIGRNSVIGSHSVLLNGVTLGEDVLLFPRVTLYEGTVLGNRVVVHSGSVIGADGFGFAPQSDGSYVKIPQMGVVEIGDDVEIGANSTIDRATMGSTVIGRGVKIDNLVQIAHNCKIGDDTVIAAQAGISGSVVVGRHCLIGGQAGFAGHLELADNIQVAAKTGISKSFLQPGTVLRGTPAQPMRDQLKLEAMMRNLGAMKEKLDLLDAALKERKSDA